The following is a genomic window from Geoalkalibacter halelectricus.
GTCGATGAAATCGTGCCGGGGCAGGCAGCAGAGCGCTTTCGCCGCTGGGATAACTGCTTTTTCACTTCTTTCGCCCAGGTGGCCGGTGGGCAGCAGTTTCACCCGGATCGCGCCACCCGCCTGCGGTTTCGTTTTGAACACAAATTGTTCGGTTTCGGACCCTTGCGCGGCGCGCCTGCCTGCGTCGGTTGCGCGCGCTGCGCGCGTGCCTGCCCGGTGGGCATCGATTTGGACAAATTAAGGAGGACTCTTTTGGCCGAAAAGAAGTCATGATGCAGAATCTGGCCGGCCGGCTGGTTTGCCTGATTTGATGGATGTGATTAAAATGGCGTGCGCGCGAAGTGGCGCTTGGTGGCGTCCTGCAGTTTGCTGACCGCGTTGAAGGATTCGCGCAGCAGATCCTGCTCGGTTCGGGAGAGGTTGTGGGGGTTGAGGTGATGGCTGGGGGAGCGGCCTTCCTCGAGGTGGGCAATTTCGTTACGCAGGCGTAAAAAGGAGAGGGCTTCGAAGGCGGCGCGGATGTGCTCGGCCGTTTCCGCCGCGAAGACGTTGCGCTGCACCAGGGCATCGAGGCGATCGAGCGTGGTGATTTCGGTAATTTCGCGCTCTAGGGCGAACATGCGAATGCAGTCGACGATGTACACCGTGCCGCCGTGCTTGACGGAAAGTTCTCCCTTGTGCGGCCCGCTTTTCTCAAGGATGAAGCGCCCGAGCAGACCCACCGGCACGCGGTAGCGCAGATCCAGCGACATCATGTGATAGAGAAAGCCCTGGAAGGCGCGAATCTGCTCGAAGACGATCTCGCGTAGATCCTGCGCCAGGGTGCCGTCTCCGGCCATGGGCACGAAATCGAAGAAAATCGACGAATAGCGCACCTTCTGCGGCTCGGGTTCATTGACCCAGTCGTGGATGCGTGCCTGCCAATCGCGCAGACGCCCGCGCCACAGGGGATTGTTGACCATCACCTTGCCGCTGCACAGGGGATAGCCCACCTCGTCGAGGGCATGGACGAGCTTTTCGGCAAAGGGCACGAAAAAACCCTCCACCTCCGGCAGCCTCTGATCGGGAAAATCCTCGAAAATAAAGCCGTTGTCCTGGTCGGGATGGAGCAGCATCTCCCGGCGTCCGCCGCTGCCCATGATCAGAAAGCAGTAGCGGATGTCGGGCGGTTCCAGTCCTTCGGCCTTCATCTGCTCGAGGCACAGGTCGAAGACGCGGCGGATGATGGTGTGGTGAATATAGGAGAGGATCTCCATGACGTCGGGTGTGGCGCGGGTCTCGGAGAGCAGGGTGCGCGCCACGGTGGCGATTTCACGGCGCACCGCCGCCAGGGTGGCGAGGTCCTGCGCCTGGCGCGCACTGCCCACCAGCAACATGG
Proteins encoded in this region:
- a CDS encoding putative nucleotidyltransferase substrate binding domain-containing protein, which produces MGLSKQLQESELFTQLPAALFQELEHAALFRSFPPNTYVFQQNEAPTGYLYVIKEGLIEITVLSPGGVEMVVDYRKEGQFFGATPIFTDEPYSGAARTVRKTDCFLIPAALIRKAEREYPQISEYFTRIVLSRVRHLYSEIVSDHSHKALTQMEAYPFKKRLSEIMSSPPVVCRPGDNTREVARRMTESAISAILVLDDKERLQGIITERDLVSKVLAPENTDPLALTAGEVMTPQVQGLPPDTYMFEAMAFMTAHRLRHLPVLDRSEVVGIVTLRDLMRFRSQKAMLLVGSARQAQDLATLAAVRREIATVARTLLSETRATPDVMEILSYIHHTIIRRVFDLCLEQMKAEGLEPPDIRYCFLIMGSGGRREMLLHPDQDNGFIFEDFPDQRLPEVEGFFVPFAEKLVHALDEVGYPLCSGKVMVNNPLWRGRLRDWQARIHDWVNEPEPQKVRYSSIFFDFVPMAGDGTLAQDLREIVFEQIRAFQGFLYHMMSLDLRYRVPVGLLGRFILEKSGPHKGELSVKHGGTVYIVDCIRMFALEREITEITTLDRLDALVQRNVFAAETAEHIRAAFEALSFLRLRNEIAHLEEGRSPSHHLNPHNLSRTEQDLLRESFNAVSKLQDATKRHFARTPF